AGGCCCGACATCATCGGCAAGGTAAACCTGCCAGACGCGCGGCGAACTCCAGCCAGATTCTTTAACACCAGCGCATTTCAGGCGGCCAAGCCATTTGCGCTCGGAGATGCATCGCGCGATCCCGTAAGAGGGCCCGCATTTCGCGACCTTGACCTGGCGATGGTGAAGCACACCGCGCTCTCCGAAAAGACCGATCTCGAGTTTCGAGCTGAGGTATTTAACGTGACAAACACTCCAGCTTTCGGCCAGCCCAATGGCAGCTTTGGATCGCCTGCATTCGGAAGCATTGCAACGACAGTCTCCGATCCTCGCGTCGTGCAGTTTGCTATCCGGTGGAGCCGGTGATCCTTTGCCGGGTCCACGCGCGAATGACTTATCGCTGCGGCTGATCCTCAACAGTGCGCAACAGCTCCACAATTTTCGGTGCGGCAATGTGCTGGTAGTCGGACGACAGCAGACCATATCCTTCTGCCGAATCATACTTGCGGCCTTCACCGCTCGATTGCGTCCCGTTCAGCGGCCAATAACTCCACGACAGGTTGTTCTCCTTGATGTAGCGGATATACAGACGGAACCAATCTGAGTTGGCGCCGCAATCGAGAGTTTGGCAGGTGCCAAACTCGCCTACCCATAGCGGCACGCCGGGCTCTGTATGCAAGAGAAATCCGGCGCGCGCATCGTAGAGTTGCTTGAGTTCTTCGTAACTGGCGAAGGGATGTTGCGCGATGTTATAGGCATGCGGAGAGTAGACGAGTCTATTGGCTACTTTGAGATGAACTGGAAGCTTGTCAAAACCGATGAAGTTGGTCGAGTACTCCGGGCCTTCCACCATAATCAGGAGCCGAGGATTGGCGGCCAGAACGGCGTTGCCTCCTCGCTCAGCTGCTGCGTGCCAATCCCGCGTGGGGTCCGTGCCTCCCCAGACCGCGCCGCTTCTGAGTTCATTGCGCAGATCCGCACCAATGACCCATGGCTCGTTCTTGTAGCGGCGCACGATGGTCTGCCAATCCGCCAGCCACTTCGTTTCGGGATATGCGCTGCTGTACCACAGGCCGTTTCCATCCTTCTCACTGCAGCACCAGTCGGCCCGGCTAACGTGATTGTCGAGAATCACCATAATGCGATCTTTGGCCAACGCGTGGATCACAGCATCCATAACATCCATTGCATGCTTGCCCTTGAGTTGCGGATTGGCCTGAACAGCATAGTCAGCCACCAATGGGTTCCGCTCCAACGTCTCATTCGCCCATGGCAGCCGTACAGAATTCACTCCGAGCGCATGAATTTCTTTCACGATCGCAGCCAGCGGCGCATGATCGAGTCCACCGGCGACATACTCCTTTTCGTCGAATCCATACCAGTTCACCGAATTGAGACGCACCGGGTTTCCCTTTGCATCCAGAATCTGATGGCCGCTGGTATGCAGCGGAAGCGCAATCTGCGCGTGAGAAACAAGAGAGCCCAGGCTGACACAA
This DNA window, taken from Acidisarcina sp., encodes the following:
- a CDS encoding glycoside hydrolase family 5 protein translates to MIRSLILRVVLLTIVCVSLGSLVSHAQIALPLHTSGHQILDAKGNPVRLNSVNWYGFDEKEYVAGGLDHAPLAAIVKEIHALGVNSVRLPWANETLERNPLVADYAVQANPQLKGKHAMDVMDAVIHALAKDRIMVILDNHVSRADWCCSEKDGNGLWYSSAYPETKWLADWQTIVRRYKNEPWVIGADLRNELRSGAVWGGTDPTRDWHAAAERGGNAVLAANPRLLIMVEGPEYSTNFIGFDKLPVHLKVANRLVYSPHAYNIAQHPFASYEELKQLYDARAGFLLHTEPGVPLWVGEFGTCQTLDCGANSDWFRLYIRYIKENNLSWSYWPLNGTQSSGEGRKYDSAEGYGLLSSDYQHIAAPKIVELLRTVEDQPQR